From a region of the Candidatus Blochmanniella camponoti genome:
- the folP gene encoding dihydropteroate synthase has protein sequence MTLSTNKRILDFSEIQIMGILNVTPDSFFDGGNYCTLPKAIDHVFNMITYGATCIDVGGESTRPGSDAVSDEEEADRVIPVVRAIAQRFDTYISINTSSALIIRESAAIGAHMINDIRSLTATGALKAALYCKLPVCLVHMQGEPNTMQNSPIYSNVTHAVNEYFTKQITRFESAGISRNKLLLDPGFGFGKSLSHNYQLLANLKYFHHFGLPLLVGISRKSMLSLSFNSYNPKQRLIGSIACAVIAATQGVQIIRVHDVKETAEALKVVRMMLKQQAQ, from the coding sequence ATGACATTGAGTACAAATAAACGTATTTTAGATTTTTCTGAAATTCAAATTATGGGGATTTTAAATGTTACTCCTGATTCCTTTTTTGATGGAGGTAATTATTGCACCCTTCCTAAAGCAATTGATCATGTATTTAATATGATTACTTATGGCGCTACTTGTATTGATGTTGGCGGAGAATCAACACGACCTGGATCCGACGCTGTCAGCGATGAAGAAGAAGCGGATCGGGTTATACCTGTAGTACGTGCTATAGCACAGCGTTTTGATACTTATATTTCAATAAATACATCATCAGCATTAATAATACGTGAGAGCGCAGCTATCGGTGCTCATATGATTAATGACATCCGCTCTCTTACTGCTACAGGAGCGCTGAAAGCTGCGTTATATTGTAAACTTCCGGTGTGTTTAGTACATATGCAAGGAGAACCCAATACAATGCAAAATTCTCCCATATATTCTAATGTTACACATGCAGTAAACGAGTATTTTACTAAACAAATCACTCGTTTTGAATCAGCGGGTATTAGCAGAAATAAATTATTACTTGATCCTGGTTTTGGTTTTGGGAAAAGTTTATCACATAATTATCAGCTATTAGCTAATTTGAAATATTTTCATCATTTTGGTTTGCCTTTGTTAGTAGGTATATCACGCAAGTCAATGCTTAGTCTTAGTTTTAATTCATATAATCCTAAACAAAGATTAATAGGTAGCATTGCTTGCGCAGTGATTGCAGCTACACAAGGCGTACAAATTATTCGCGTGCATGATGTTAAGGAAACAGCAGAAGCATTAAAAGTGGTGCGCATGATGTTGAAACAGCAAGCACAGTAA
- the glmM gene encoding phosphoglucosamine mutase, translated as MKRRKYFGTDGIRGKVGSIPITPDFILKLGWAAGKVLSRFSGGRSNYIIIGKDTRISGYMLESALESGLAAAGLSAALTGPMPTPAIAYLTRTFRAEAGIVISASHNPFYDNGIKFFSIKGTKLDDEVEHSIEIELDKCLTCVDPKELGKASRIVDAAGRYIEFCKGTFPAHLSLRKLKIIVDCANGATYHIAPSVFRELGANVATLACRPNGVNINKECGTTDIRQLRAHVLAKKADLGIAYDGDGDRVIMVDHFGNKVDGDQMLYIIAREKLHCKQLTGGIVGTLMSNMGLVLALKQLNIPFIRSNVGDRCVLAMLKKQGWNIGGENSGHIVLLDKTTTGDGIIVALQILSAMVNNCVSLHELCNDVSLLPQILVNVYCSSIKSPLESDLVRKETKAVEQELSEQGRVLLRQSGTEPYIRIMVEGKCYGKILYLANRIASVIKSEIKSIK; from the coding sequence ATGAAGCGCCGCAAATACTTTGGTACTGATGGAATTAGAGGTAAAGTTGGGAGCATTCCTATTACTCCAGATTTTATTCTGAAGCTTGGTTGGGCTGCAGGAAAAGTATTAAGTCGTTTTAGTGGTGGTAGGTCTAATTACATTATTATTGGAAAAGATACTCGCATTTCTGGGTATATGTTAGAATCGGCATTAGAGTCGGGATTAGCTGCCGCTGGTTTGTCTGCTGCATTAACTGGTCCTATGCCTACTCCAGCGATTGCGTATTTAACTCGTACTTTTAGAGCCGAAGCTGGCATTGTAATTTCTGCTTCACATAATCCCTTTTATGATAATGGTATTAAGTTTTTTTCTATTAAGGGTACTAAATTAGACGATGAAGTAGAGCATTCTATAGAAATAGAATTAGATAAATGTTTAACGTGTGTTGACCCAAAAGAGTTAGGAAAAGCTAGTCGTATTGTTGATGCAGCTGGTCGTTATATAGAATTTTGCAAAGGAACTTTCCCTGCTCATCTCAGTTTAAGAAAATTAAAAATAATTGTAGATTGTGCTAATGGAGCTACTTATCATATAGCTCCAAGTGTATTTCGTGAATTGGGCGCTAATGTGGCCACTCTTGCGTGTCGTCCAAATGGAGTTAATATTAATAAAGAATGTGGTACTACAGATATTCGGCAATTACGTGCCCATGTATTAGCAAAAAAAGCAGATTTAGGTATTGCTTATGATGGGGATGGAGATAGGGTCATTATGGTCGATCATTTTGGAAACAAAGTAGATGGTGATCAAATGTTGTACATTATTGCTCGAGAAAAATTACATTGCAAGCAATTAACAGGTGGTATTGTAGGGACTCTTATGAGTAATATGGGACTTGTATTAGCATTAAAACAGTTAAATATTCCTTTTATACGTTCTAATGTCGGCGATCGATGTGTACTTGCAATGTTAAAAAAACAGGGTTGGAACATTGGAGGTGAAAATTCTGGGCATATTGTACTTTTAGATAAAACTACCACGGGAGATGGTATTATTGTTGCTCTTCAAATATTATCCGCAATGGTAAATAATTGCGTAAGTTTACATGAATTATGCAATGATGTGTCTTTATTGCCTCAAATTTTAGTTAATGTATATTGTTCTAGCATTAAAAGCCCTTTAGAATCTGATTTGGTTAGAAAAGAAACTAAAGCAGTAGAACAGGAGTTATCTGAACAAGGACGCGTGTTATTGCGTCAGTCTGGCACTGAACCATATATTCGTATTATGGTGGAGGGAAAATGTTATGGTAAAATATTATATTTAGCAAATAGGATTGCTTCTGTAATAAAATCGGAAATAAAATCAATAAAATAG
- the secG gene encoding preprotein translocase subunit SecG — protein MYQFFLVIFLIIAISLITLIMLQQNKSNDSGGMFSSRSLGDMLGSGGINDGITCLIVILAILFFLFSLLLGNINSKQNQKYIQNNMQNSQLQDQ, from the coding sequence ATGTATCAATTTTTTTTGGTTATATTTTTAATTATAGCAATATCTCTAATCACATTGATTATGTTACAACAAAACAAAAGTAATGATTCAGGAGGAATGTTTAGTAGTCGTTCTTTAGGAGATATGTTAGGTTCAGGAGGTATCAATGATGGTATAACGTGTTTAATAGTAATTTTAGCTATATTATTTTTTTTATTTAGTTTGTTACTGGGAAATATAAATAGCAAACAAAATCAAAAGTATATTCAAAACAATATGCAAAATAGTCAATTGCAAGATCAATAA
- the ftsH gene encoding ATP-dependent zinc metalloprotease FtsH produces the protein MSDMAKNLGIWLVIAVVLMSLFQNFGPSDSSSRKLDYSTFMYDLNQDQVKEARINGREIVVIKKDSNRYITYIPVNDPKLLDILLTKKVKVVGEPPEEPSLITSIFISWFPMLLLIGVWVFFMRQMQGGGKGAMSFGKSKARMLTEDQIKTTFADVAGCDEAKEEVKELVDYLREPSRFQKLGGKIPKGVLMVGPPGTGKTLLAKAIAGEAKVPFFTISGSDFVEMFVGVGASRVRDMFEQAKKAAPCIIFIDEIDAVGRQRGAGLGGGHDEREQTLNQMLVEMDGFEGKEGIIVIAATNRPDVLDPALLRPGRFDRQVVVGLPDIRGREQILKVHIRHVPLSSDVDILVIARGTPGFSGADLANLVNEAALFAARDSKHMVSMVEFEKAKDKIVMGAERRSMVMTEAQKESTAYHEAGHAIIGRLVPEHDPVHKVTIIPRGRALGVTFFLPEGDAISTSRQKLESQISTLYGGRLAEEIIYGPNKVSTGASNDIKVATSIARNMVTQWGFSEKLGPLLYAEEEGEIFLGRSVAKAKHMSDETARIIDQEIKFLIERNYIRARELLIKNVDILHSMKDALIKYETINASQINDLMDRKSIKPPSGWENSLSDTNDSNKEACVSSIKGPKSVDSESYNDNPDAASQ, from the coding sequence TTGAGTGACATGGCGAAAAATCTGGGTATCTGGTTAGTCATTGCAGTAGTCTTGATGTCTTTATTCCAGAATTTTGGGCCTAGCGACTCAAGCAGTCGCAAATTGGATTATTCCACTTTTATGTATGATTTAAACCAAGATCAAGTTAAAGAAGCTCGCATTAACGGTCGTGAAATTGTGGTTATTAAAAAGGATAGTAATCGTTATATTACTTATATTCCAGTAAATGATCCGAAATTACTTGACATTCTTTTAACTAAAAAAGTTAAGGTTGTTGGGGAGCCCCCAGAAGAACCTAGTTTAATTACATCTATTTTTATTTCTTGGTTTCCGATGTTATTATTGATTGGGGTTTGGGTTTTTTTTATGCGTCAAATGCAAGGAGGCGGCAAGGGAGCTATGTCTTTTGGTAAAAGTAAAGCACGTATGCTAACTGAAGATCAAATAAAAACTACTTTTGCAGATGTGGCAGGATGTGATGAAGCAAAAGAAGAAGTGAAAGAATTAGTAGATTATTTACGTGAACCCAGCAGATTTCAAAAACTAGGGGGAAAAATCCCAAAAGGAGTCTTAATGGTAGGACCTCCTGGAACTGGAAAAACACTTTTAGCCAAAGCTATTGCGGGAGAAGCAAAAGTTCCATTTTTTACTATTTCGGGTTCTGACTTTGTAGAGATGTTTGTCGGTGTCGGAGCATCTCGCGTTCGGGATATGTTTGAACAAGCTAAGAAAGCTGCCCCATGTATTATTTTCATTGATGAAATTGATGCGGTTGGTCGTCAGAGAGGTGCAGGTTTAGGAGGGGGACATGATGAACGTGAACAAACTCTAAATCAAATGTTAGTAGAAATGGATGGGTTTGAAGGAAAAGAAGGTATTATTGTCATAGCTGCTACTAATCGTCCAGATGTATTGGATCCAGCTTTATTAAGACCAGGACGATTTGACCGTCAAGTAGTTGTAGGATTACCGGATATTCGGGGGCGAGAACAAATATTAAAAGTACACATCAGGCATGTACCGTTGTCATCAGATGTAGATATATTAGTAATTGCTCGAGGTACACCAGGATTTTCAGGAGCGGATTTAGCTAATCTCGTGAATGAAGCGGCATTATTTGCTGCTCGTGATAGCAAACATATGGTATCGATGGTAGAGTTTGAAAAAGCTAAAGATAAGATTGTAATGGGTGCAGAGCGTCGTTCCATGGTGATGACAGAAGCTCAAAAAGAATCCACAGCTTATCATGAAGCTGGTCATGCTATAATTGGTAGATTAGTCCCTGAGCATGATCCGGTTCATAAAGTGACTATAATCCCTAGGGGACGCGCTTTAGGTGTAACGTTTTTTTTACCAGAAGGTGATGCAATTAGCACTAGTCGACAGAAATTAGAGAGTCAAATTTCTACATTATACGGGGGTAGGCTTGCTGAAGAAATAATTTATGGTCCTAATAAAGTATCCACTGGCGCTTCTAACGATATTAAAGTAGCTACTTCTATTGCTCGAAACATGGTAACTCAATGGGGATTCTCTGAAAAACTTGGTCCGTTATTATATGCAGAAGAAGAAGGAGAAATATTTCTTGGGCGTTCAGTGGCGAAAGCAAAGCATATGTCTGATGAAACTGCTCGTATTATTGATCAGGAAATTAAATTTCTGATTGAAAGAAATTATATACGTGCTCGTGAGCTTTTGATAAAAAATGTGGATATTCTTCATTCTATGAAAGATGCGTTAATAAAATACGAGACGATTAATGCATCTCAGATAAATGATTTGATGGATCGAAAATCAATTAAGCCCCCATCTGGATGGGAAAATAGCTTGTCTGATACTAACGATAGTAATAAGGAGGCTTGTGTTTCTTCTATAAAAGGGCCAAAATCGGTAGACAGCGAATCTTACAATGACAATCCTGATGCTGCATCACAATAA